The sequence CCGGTGCAGATCCAGGGCCCCAAGTCGCTGGACCTGATGGCGGACCTGTTCGGCCCGGCCGTGGCCGAGCTGCCGCCCTACGGCCTGCTGGCCGGTGACGTAGGCGGCTGCCCCGTCATCGTCTCCCAGACCGGTTTCAGCGGGGAGAAGGGCTACGAGATCTACCTGAAGGACTCCACGCTGCATGCCGAGACCCTGTGGAACACGGTCCTGGAGGCCGGCAAGCCCCACCAGCTGGCCGTCGTCGCCCCGGCACACCACCGCCGGATCGCGGCCGGGATCCTGTCCTGGGGCCAGGACATGGACCAGGAGACGCTGCCGTTCCAGGCCAACCTCGGCTACCAGGTCCCCCGGCAGAAGGCTGCGGACTACATCGGCAAGGCCGCCCTGGAGGAGGCCCGGCGCCAGCTCGAGGCCGGCACGCCGCCCTACACCCACCAGCTGGTCGGCCTGCGGCTGGGTGGCAAACCCATCGAGGAATACGCGCCGGACTTCTGGCTCATCAGCGCTACCCACGACGGCGGCCCGGGCGAGCCGGTTGGCTACGTCACCTCCCCCTGGTTCTCGCCGGAACTCGGCCAGAACATCGCCATGGGCTACGTCCCGGTGGAGCTCACCGCCCTGGGGACCCAGCTGTGGGTCCAGCTGCCGGACGAGTACTCCGATGTCCCGGGCAGCCCCGTGGCCGCCGAGGTGGTCGAGGTCCCCTTCCGGCCCTCCGTCAACCCGAACCAGCGCGAGATCCTACGCCAACGGGGGCTGGATGCCGCCGTTTGAGGACGAGGGCGGTGGCGCCTCCGGGGTGCAGTCCGTGGACCGGGCCGCCACCGTCCTGCAGATCCTCGCCCGGGAGGGCCGGGCCGGGGTCAGCGAGATCGCCGCGGAGATGGGCATCCACAAGTCCACGGCCTCCCGCCTGCTCGGGGCCCTGGTGTCCCGGGAACTGGTGCAGCAGGACCATGACCGCGGCAAGTACCAGCTGGGGTTCGGCATCCTGCGCCTGGCCGCCGCCATCCCGGGGCGGTTGAACCTCGTCCAGGAGGCCGGGCCCCTGCTGCAGGACCTCGCCACCACGGTGAAGGAGACCGTGAACCTGGCCGTGCTCCGCTCGGGCTACGCCGTCAACGTGGACCAGGCCCTCGGCCCGTCCACCCTGGCCACGCAGGACTGGATCGGCAGCCTGACGCCATTGCACGCCACGGCCTCGGGCAAGGTGCTCTTGGCGGCCCTGTCCACGGAAGACCGCCGGCGCTTGCTGCAGGGCAGCCGCCTGCCGCGGTTCACCTCCCGGACCATCACCTCACGGGCCCGGCTCGAGGAGGAACTGCTGGAGGCCGCGCACGCCGGGCATGCCGTGACCCGGGAGGAGTACGAGATCGGGCTGTCCTCGGTGGCCGTCCCGGTCCACGACCACCGGGGTGGAGTGATCGCGAGCATCAGCGTGTCCGGCCCGGCCTTCCGGTTCTCCCCCGAGGGCGATCCCTCGGTCCTGGAGGCGCTGCACCGGACCGGCCTGGCCGCGAGCCAACGGATGGGGTATTCGGCCGGCTGACCCGGCCCACCGGTGCGCGTGGTGGTCTCGCTGTCATCCAGCAACTGGAGGGAGAATCAGTGGGCTCCGCGGTCGGACAGCGACTTGCCCCAGGCTTCGATGGCGTCCCAGTTGCGGAAGTCGCCGTACTGGCCCTTGACCAGCTTGAGGCTCAGCTTGTCCAGGAAGCCGAGCTTCTCCTCGGTCAGGGCGCCACGCAGGTAGGCGGTGTCCCGGGGCCCGTAGGAGTCGATGGTGGCCTGCAGCCGCGGGTTGATCGAGGGCGCGGCGCCGGAGGCGAGGATGAACAGGGACTTGTCCGCCAGCTCGGCGCGGTGGGTGTCCAGGAACGCCTTGCCGGTCTTGTCCAGCGCATCACGGTAGATCGGCAGGGCCACCACCACGGCCTCGACCGTCGCGAGCCACTTCGGGGCGTCCTTCGGGTGCTCCACCACGGTGGTCACACCCTTGTTCACGCGCAGGACCTGGGCGATCCGTTCGGCGATCTCTCGGGTGGATCCGTGCTGTGAGGAGGCTACAACCAGGGTGGTCATGGGACATCTGCCGCCTTCGGGTGTTGGGTGCGGTGCTGGCGCTTGTCAGTGTATCCCGCGCAGGTCCAGGTCCAGACGGGTCTCCGGCACCGGACCGGATGCAGTGGGGTCAGTCTCGGCCGCGGTCGCGGACGGGATCGCGGCAGAGCCGGTTCCGGCGTGCACGGTCACCGGGATGCCCCAGTCCTGCTGGTAGAGGTGGCAGGCGGCGTGGTCCGGGATCGGCTGGCCCTTCTCGCCGTCGCAGGAGGCGGCGCGCGCGGTGATGTGCAGGACCCCCTCGGCCACCTCCGGGTTGATCCGCAGGGTGCGGTGCAGTCCCGTGGAGGTGCCCTCGCCGCCCAGGAGCAGGTTCTCCGGGGAGGAGGAGATCTTCAGCTGCGTGGGGTCGCCCCAGCGGTCGTCCAGCTTCTGCCCGGTCGGCGCCTTGAACGCCACCGCCAGCTCCACGTCCCCGGCGGCGATGGCGGTCCGGGGACGCTGGGTCTGCAGCGCGCCCTCGTCCACCTGCAGGTACTCCTCCGGCACGGACAGCCGAACCAGCTGGTGGGCGTTGGTCTCCACCACCACGATCGAGGCGGGGTTTCCCTCGGCATCCGGCTCGACCAGGATGTCGGATGGCTCCTTCAGCCCGCGGGCCACGGTGGACACCTCGGCCTCCGTGGCGCGGCCGTCAGCAGCCACCCCGGCTGGGGCATACCGGCGGATGGCCCCGTTGTAGGTGTCCGCCACCAGCACGGAACCGTCCGGCAGCGCGGCCACGCCCAGCGGGTGCTGGAAGCGGGCCTGCTCGGCGGCCCCGTCGCGGAAGCCGAAATCGAACAGTCCGGTCCCGACGGCGGAGCTCACCTGGCGCTCCCGCGCTTCCGAGCCGGCGGCCGGGGTGATGGACCGCAGGGCAGAGGACTCGGAGTCCGCCAGCCACAGGGTGCCGTCGGCCGACTCGGCCAGCCCGGAGGTCTGGGCGAACCAGGCCACGTCCGGGGCGCCGTCCTCGAGGCCCTCGAGTCCGGTGCCGGCGTAGACGGCGAGTTCCGCAGTGCGGGGATCGAAGCTGAAGATCTGGTGGGTGCCGGCCATGGCCACGATGAGGGTGTCCTCGGCGGTGGACCAGAGCACGTCCCACGGGCTGGACAGGGAGGTCTGCAGCGGGTCGGTGCCGAACGGCTCGAGGGACACCGCCGCCCCGTCCTCTCCGGACCCCTCGTCGGCGGAGACGCGGGCCCGTTCCGGGTCGATCAGGCGCTGTACACCATTGCCGGCCAGGGTGGTCACCGTCCCGTCCGCGAGGCTCACGCCGCGCAGGCGGTGGTTGACGGTGTCCGCCACCACCACGTCGTAGCCCACCGCGGTGGCGACGTCCTCGGGCAGCAGGGCCAGACCCTGGGGCTCATTGAAGAGTGCCGTCTCCGGGCCGCCGTCCGTGATCCCCTTGGTGCCCTCACCGATGGTGCGCAACACGGTGGTCAGGTCATCCGCCAGTTCGACGAGGCGGTGGTGGCCGGTGTCCGCCACCAGGAACGTGCCGGGCTGGGAGCCGCGGTCACCCAGGGCGATGGCCTTGCCAGGGAACTTGAGGTCCCGGATGACCGGCTCCGGGGGGACATAGGGGCCGTTGCCGCGATGCAGGGTGCCCTTGGCCTCGTGCTCGGCCACCAGCTCGTTGACGAGCGAGGTCAGGCCGGCCACGTGGCCCTCACCGGAGAGGTGCGCGGCAATGTAGCCCTCGGGATCCACGACGACGAGGGTCGGCCACGCGCGGGCCGAGTAGGCCTGCCAAGTGGTCAGTGTGGGGTCGTCCAGCACCGGGTGCTGGATGTCATAGCGTTCCACGGCGGCGGCGAGCGCCTCCGGGTCGGCCTCGTGGTCGAACTTCGGCGAGTGCACGCCCACCGTCACGAGCACGTCGTGGAACTCCGCCTCCAGTGGCCGCAACTCGTCGAGCACGTGCAGGCAGTTGATGCAGCAGAAGGACCAGAAGTCGAGGATCACGATCTTGCCGCGCAACGACTCCAGGTCCAGGGCCGTGCCGCCGGTGTTCAGCCAATTGCGACCGACGAGCTCGGAGGCGCGGACGCGGGAGGTGGCCCGGGGGGTGACGACGGCGGGAGCGGCATCAACGGGGGCTGCTGTGGTGACCGGTTGGTCGGCAGAGGTGCTCATGGGCTCCATTCTCGCCCCGGCCTCACCTCGGTGGCCAACGCATGAAGTCATACAACGCCCACGGCTGAATCGGGCCTACTCCTCGTGACCCTGGTCCCGGCTCATCTGGCCGTCAGCGGGTGGGGCCTCGCCCGGCGGCACCGGTGACACCGCGCCGGGGCTGCTGGACGCCCGGTCCACGGTGAGGTTCAGAGCGCCCCTTCGGCGGCAGCCAGGATCTGCTCGGCAATGGCGGTGAACTCCTCGCCGGCCACCTCCGAGTCGCCGATGAAGGAGACCATGACCACGTGCTCGGCCGTCTGTCCGATCAGCACGTGCGCCGTGGTCTCCGCGCCCCCGCCGGCCGGGGTGCGGGTCCACACCAGGCCGGAGTCCACCCCGTCTCCCTTCGCTGCGGAGGTCCGGGCGGTGAAGTCGAACGTGGACTGCTGGAGGTTCGAGTCCGTGACGGTCATCGTCAGCTCGGGACAGTCCGCCACGAGCCGCTCGACGTTGGCCAGGTGGTCCTCCACCACTCCGGCGTCCTCGAGGGAGGCGACCTCCACGGTGCCCGTCCCGGCGAACGTCTCGGAGCCGAAGTCCAGCCGGGAGGCGTCCGCGCCCGGCATGAGGATGGGCGACCAGTCCACCGCCGTCAGCGGGGACTTGCAGCTGGCCGGTTCCACCGAGGTGCCGGAGGAGTTCGTCTGGCGCAAGCGGGCGTCCTCACGCGTGGCGGCGATCTCGGTGTCCGTGGCGGAGACCTGGTTGGTGAATCCGAAGCTGGCGGCCCGCTCGGCCGCGGCGCCCACCGCGGCCTGGTCCGCCCGCGCGTCGGCGGCCTCGGTCTCTGCGGGCTCAGCGGAGGAGGTGCCCGACGCCGGCGACCCACCGCCCGCGCCCGCCCCGTCTTCCGCTCCTTCTCCGCTCTGTCCGTCTTCACCTGCGGTCGGCATGGCGCTACCGGACGGATTCTCCGCGGTGATCCCGTGCGGGTTGGCGGGGACGCCGCCGTCGTTCCCGTCCTGGTCGCTGACGCCACCCGAGCAACCCGCGAGGACGAGCATCCCGGCCAGGCCCAGTGCGGCCATCCGGGCACCTGGGCGTGGCAACCGGCGGGCACCGACAGAGTTCCGCCTCTGCTGCGGGTGGCGGGGGGAACGCGTGGTCATCGGCGGGGCTCCTCATTCTCGGCAAGGTCTTCGTACATGCGGTTCCAGGCCTTGAGCTCGGCCTCGTCATTGAGGTCGGCCTTGCGGTCCAGCCGCTTGGTCTCCTTGGCGTCCGTGCGGGACCACATCACGGCCACCGCCACCGCCATGAGCACCGTGGGCACCTCGCCGATCCCCCACATCACGGCACCGCCGATCTGCTGGTCGGCGATGGCGGAGGTGCCCCAGTCTCGTCCCGTGGAACCGAACCAGGAGGCCTGGAGCAGGGATTCAGAGGAGGTCATGGCCACCCCGATGAACGCGTGGAAGGCCATGGTGGCCAGCAGGATCACCAACCGGAGCGGGTAGAGCGCCTTGCGCGGCAGCGGGTCGATCCCGATCATCACCGAGGCGAAGATGTAGCCGGTCAACAGGAAGTGCACGTTCATGAACTCGTGCCCGAGGTGCTCCTGGAGCGAGAAGCCGAAGAACGGCGTGTAGTAGAACACCAGAATCGAACCGGCGAAGTTCACGGCGGCCACCACCGGATTGGTGATGAACCGTCCGAAGGGCGAGTGCACGATCCACAGGATCCACTCGCGGGGGCCGCGGGTGCCGTCCGTGCGGCTGGGCAGGGAACGCAGGGCCAGGGTGACGGGGGCACCGAGCACCAGGAACATCGGCGAGATCATGGTCAGCGTCATGTGGGCCACCATGTGGGCGCTGAACAGGACCTGGCCGTAGATCGCCGGGGAGCCGGACGTCACCCAGAACAGGATGGTCAGACCGACCACGAAGGAGATCGTGCGCAGCACGGGCCAGCGGTCACCGCGGCGGTGGAGCCGGACGGTGGCGCGCACGTACCAGAGCACCAGGAACGCGATGATGGCGACCCACAGCCAGTCGAAGCGCCACTGCGTGAACCAGGTTTCGAGGGTCAGCTCCGGGGGCAGGTCGTAGCCGGTGAGGATGCGGGCCGGGGAGGCGTCCGGGGCGATCTCCTCTGGGACGGGCGGAGAAGTGCGGGAGAGCACGGTGGCGAGCCCCATGATCCCCGCCATGATCGCCGCCTCCACCGCGATCAGCTGCCAGAGCAGGCGCTTGGCGGCCGGCGGCGGAGCGGTGGTGCCGGTGGCCAGCCGCGGAATGACCCACAGCCGGTGCATCAGGCCGATCAGGCCGAGCAGCACGGAGCCCACGAGCTTGGCCAGCACCAACACGCCGTAGGGACTGGTGAGCTGCTCCAGCGTGTTCATGCGGATGGCGGCGTTGACCACTCCGGACAGGACCACGGTGGCCAACCCCAACCCGGCCAGGAGCGAGTATCGGCTGACCACGGTGTAGATCAGCGGTTCGGGACCCTGCCGGTGGGCGGAGGGCTTGCCGCTGGCACCATCCGGGCCGTGCAGCTTCGGGGAGACCAGGGCCAGGACGATCAGCCCGCCGATCCAGACGACCACCCCGAGCAGGTGCAGGCCGATCGAGTTGACCGCCCCGTTGTGGTCATCCCCGGAGGCCGAGTGGCCGATGAGGGCCAGGGGCACGATGCCGACCAGGCCGAGCAGGGCGGTCCAGGCCAGGCCGACCGTGGAGCGGACGGCCAGGGTCAGTGAGGTGATGACGGCGGCCAGGACCGTCACCGCGGTCCAAGCCTGGCCCACGGAGATGTCCTGCAGGTAGCCGACGAGGCCGGAGGTGAATGAGGCGCTGGGGTCCAGGGGCATGCCGGCGAGGTCCGAGTAGGACAGCACCAGCACGGCGAGGGCGGACAGCGTCCAGACCACGGAGGCCGCGGTGGCCACCTGCATCAGCCGGGTGAAGGCCGGATGTTCGCCGTCCTCTCCACTGCGAGGGCGCTGGCCACGGGAGGGCGGCATGATGGCGCAGGCGAAGATCAGCGCGCCGACGGCGGTGGGCATGGCCAGGTTGTTCACCATCTCCGCCACCGGCAGTCCCCAACGGGTCAGGGCTCCAGGGTCAGAGAGCTGGTCCACGGCCAGGATGCCTGTCCAGGCGGCGGCCAACACCAGGCTGACCGCGCCGACGACGCCGGCCACGGGCCACAGCCACACCGGCGCGGAGGTGCCCCGCTCAGCGGTTGGGGAAGATTTCACAGTATCCATTCTCTCGCAGGTGGTTCCTGCCGGTGGCGGCCCGGGGCGGAGGTGCCCCGGGCCGCCCGGTGCGATGCAGGTGCACTACAGCGCGGTGCTCTGGAGTGCGGTGTTCTGTCCTGCACCGCGGTGCTCTGGCCGGTCAGCGGACGTTGGTTCCCGTACCGCTCGATCCGCCATCCGTACCGTCCGTACCCGCGTCGCCGTCGGATCCATCGGCACCACCCGCGCCGTCCGGACGGCTCGTGGGACCAGTGGAGCCGGTGTCGATGGCCCTGGCCTTGCGGAACACCATCAGCATGGCGACCACCACGACGAGGACGCCGCCGATGGCCGCCGGCCAGACCCAGCCGGCGACGGGGCCGGCGGGTGCCTGGCTGTCCTCGGCGGTGGCCTCGCCGGACGCCGGGTCGGCGGCCGCGGCGCCGGGTTCGGCGGTGGCCACCGTGGTCGCCGTGGTCGCGGAATCCGTAGCATCCGCGGCGCCGCCGGTGCCTGCCGTGGAGCCGGCACCATCCGTGGCAACCCCCGCGCCAGCGGCGCCGGCATCACCCGGGGTGGCGTCCGAGGAGACGGGCGCGTCCGGGTTCGGCACCCCGCAATCCACCGGGGCGCCCGATTCGGGTGCGGAGGGGTCCTCGAGGGTGAACTCGTAGCCCTTCTCCTCGGAGTGGCCGTCCGAATACACGACGCGGTAGTCCACCGTGTATTCACCGTTGGGCAGGCCCTCACACAGGGCGGCGGTGAGACTCGGGCCAGTGACCTGGGCTTCACCGTCCTGCCACTGGTGGCCGTCCTCGTCCGTGACCGTCACGAGGTTCTGGATGCCCTGGCCGGTGGTCAGGTTCCCGGAGAACTCCAGGCCGATCTCGGCCGGGGCTTCGAGGACGGCGGTGCCGACCGCCGGATCGGCGGACAGCAGCTGGTCGTGTGCCGCCGCCGGGGTTGCCGTGGCCAGGGCGAGCAGCGCGGCGGCCGAGAGGGCCGCCGTGCCGGCGCCGATGCCGCGGGCGCGCGGGGGGCGTTCAGGGTTGGTGATTCTGTGAGTGTTCATGGTGTCCTTCACAGCCCGGGCCGAGAACGGCACCGGGCAGGTGTCTGCCGGATGGAGGGTGGGGTTTCCCTGGCCGGCGGATCAGTGGACGATCAGGCGGCCAGGGCGAACTCCGGCGGACCGCGCAGACGTTGCGATGCCAGGAGCACCTCATCCGGCCGTCGCGCCACCCGGACGGCACGGACGGCTACCCGGCGGACGGGGACGGCCGGGACCCACCGAGCCAGCCGAGCGCCCGGGGACCGCAGGACGAGCCCGACGGCGAGTTCCGCCACCCGCGCCGCGAGCAGTTCCCCACGGCGCAGGACCAGCACGGTCCCGACGGCGGCCAGCACGTGCGCGAGCACCATGGCCGCGGAGAGCGTGGTGAGGGCGTCGTCGGCGACGACAGGGCCCGGCAGACCGGCCAAGGAGTTAGAGCCGAGATGGCCGGCATGGTTTGCAGAGCCGATCAGGCCTGCAGCCGACCTCAGTCCGCTGAGGGCGCTGGCGTCGGCGTCGGCAGGCACGGCGGCGATGGAGTAGAGCCAGTGGAAGAGCAGTTGGCTGGCACCCACACCGGAGGCCAGGCGCCACCAGGACAACCGGCGCCCGGCCAGGGCGGTGCAGAGGGGTCCGGCCAGCGCGAGGGTGAGGATCCAGACGATCGGAGCCGGGCCGGCGTCGTGCAGGTGGTCTGGGACGTGGCCGTGCGCGGGCACATCAGCCGAATATGAGGAGATGGAAGCGACGGTGTGCGATCCGGCGGCCCAGAGGGTGGCGATGACGGCGGCAGCCCAGCCGCGCAGCAACCGGGCGGGGCCACGCACGGGTGCGGGGCGGGGCGCAGGGTACCGAGCCTGGTGAGTGGCCACCGTGCACCTCCCTGGCATCGAGCGCTTGGACCGTCCTCTATGCTACGCGGATTCTACCGGCTGTAGAAAACTGCGAGGCCGGGGTTGGGGCCGGCCACAGGATGCCGAGGAGTTAACCGACGAAGGCGCCCCACCGAGTGGAGCGCCTTCGTCGATGGCCGGATGGCGGGACCCGTGAGGGCCACGGCCGGGGCCGTCCTGGATCACTTGCCGGTGGCAGCAGCCTTCAGCTTGGAGCCAGCGGAGATCTTGACCGAGTGGCCGGCCGGGATCTGGATGGTCTCGCCGGT comes from Citricoccus muralis and encodes:
- a CDS encoding glycine cleavage T C-terminal barrel domain-containing protein; the protein is MQNTHPNVPSIDQQDRTVPINLRQSGPTPVQMLIDTRVRKSPYWHLSMEAGCWRASVYNRMYHPRGYVRPEDGGMMAEYDSLVNHVTLWNVAVERQIRVQGPGAEDFVNFVITRDATKIPVMHARYVILCNEDGGILNDPVLLRVAEDEFWFSLSDSDLLFWLQGVNVGRRFEVDIREIDVSPVQIQGPKSLDLMADLFGPAVAELPPYGLLAGDVGGCPVIVSQTGFSGEKGYEIYLKDSTLHAETLWNTVLEAGKPHQLAVVAPAHHRRIAAGILSWGQDMDQETLPFQANLGYQVPRQKAADYIGKAALEEARRQLEAGTPPYTHQLVGLRLGGKPIEEYAPDFWLISATHDGGPGEPVGYVTSPWFSPELGQNIAMGYVPVELTALGTQLWVQLPDEYSDVPGSPVAAEVVEVPFRPSVNPNQREILRQRGLDAAV
- a CDS encoding IclR family transcriptional regulator, coding for MPPFEDEGGGASGVQSVDRAATVLQILAREGRAGVSEIAAEMGIHKSTASRLLGALVSRELVQQDHDRGKYQLGFGILRLAAAIPGRLNLVQEAGPLLQDLATTVKETVNLAVLRSGYAVNVDQALGPSTLATQDWIGSLTPLHATASGKVLLAALSTEDRRRLLQGSRLPRFTSRTITSRARLEEELLEAAHAGHAVTREEYEIGLSSVAVPVHDHRGGVIASISVSGPAFRFSPEGDPSVLEALHRTGLAASQRMGYSAG
- a CDS encoding flavodoxin domain-containing protein; amino-acid sequence: MTTLVVASSQHGSTREIAERIAQVLRVNKGVTTVVEHPKDAPKWLATVEAVVVALPIYRDALDKTGKAFLDTHRAELADKSLFILASGAAPSINPRLQATIDSYGPRDTAYLRGALTEEKLGFLDKLSLKLVKGQYGDFRNWDAIEAWGKSLSDRGAH
- a CDS encoding NHL domain-containing thioredoxin family protein produces the protein MSTSADQPVTTAAPVDAAPAVVTPRATSRVRASELVGRNWLNTGGTALDLESLRGKIVILDFWSFCCINCLHVLDELRPLEAEFHDVLVTVGVHSPKFDHEADPEALAAAVERYDIQHPVLDDPTLTTWQAYSARAWPTLVVVDPEGYIAAHLSGEGHVAGLTSLVNELVAEHEAKGTLHRGNGPYVPPEPVIRDLKFPGKAIALGDRGSQPGTFLVADTGHHRLVELADDLTTVLRTIGEGTKGITDGGPETALFNEPQGLALLPEDVATAVGYDVVVADTVNHRLRGVSLADGTVTTLAGNGVQRLIDPERARVSADEGSGEDGAAVSLEPFGTDPLQTSLSSPWDVLWSTAEDTLIVAMAGTHQIFSFDPRTAELAVYAGTGLEGLEDGAPDVAWFAQTSGLAESADGTLWLADSESSALRSITPAAGSEARERQVSSAVGTGLFDFGFRDGAAEQARFQHPLGVAALPDGSVLVADTYNGAIRRYAPAGVAADGRATEAEVSTVARGLKEPSDILVEPDAEGNPASIVVVETNAHQLVRLSVPEEYLQVDEGALQTQRPRTAIAAGDVELAVAFKAPTGQKLDDRWGDPTQLKISSSPENLLLGGEGTSTGLHRTLRINPEVAEGVLHITARAASCDGEKGQPIPDHAACHLYQQDWGIPVTVHAGTGSAAIPSATAAETDPTASGPVPETRLDLDLRGIH
- a CDS encoding cytochrome c oxidase assembly protein, which produces MDTVKSSPTAERGTSAPVWLWPVAGVVGAVSLVLAAAWTGILAVDQLSDPGALTRWGLPVAEMVNNLAMPTAVGALIFACAIMPPSRGQRPRSGEDGEHPAFTRLMQVATAASVVWTLSALAVLVLSYSDLAGMPLDPSASFTSGLVGYLQDISVGQAWTAVTVLAAVITSLTLAVRSTVGLAWTALLGLVGIVPLALIGHSASGDDHNGAVNSIGLHLLGVVVWIGGLIVLALVSPKLHGPDGASGKPSAHRQGPEPLIYTVVSRYSLLAGLGLATVVLSGVVNAAIRMNTLEQLTSPYGVLVLAKLVGSVLLGLIGLMHRLWVIPRLATGTTAPPPAAKRLLWQLIAVEAAIMAGIMGLATVLSRTSPPVPEEIAPDASPARILTGYDLPPELTLETWFTQWRFDWLWVAIIAFLVLWYVRATVRLHRRGDRWPVLRTISFVVGLTILFWVTSGSPAIYGQVLFSAHMVAHMTLTMISPMFLVLGAPVTLALRSLPSRTDGTRGPREWILWIVHSPFGRFITNPVVAAVNFAGSILVFYYTPFFGFSLQEHLGHEFMNVHFLLTGYIFASVMIGIDPLPRKALYPLRLVILLATMAFHAFIGVAMTSSESLLQASWFGSTGRDWGTSAIADQQIGGAVMWGIGEVPTVLMAVAVAVMWSRTDAKETKRLDRKADLNDEAELKAWNRMYEDLAENEEPRR
- a CDS encoding copper resistance CopC family protein encodes the protein MNTHRITNPERPPRARGIGAGTAALSAAALLALATATPAAAHDQLLSADPAVGTAVLEAPAEIGLEFSGNLTTGQGIQNLVTVTDEDGHQWQDGEAQVTGPSLTAALCEGLPNGEYTVDYRVVYSDGHSEEKGYEFTLEDPSAPESGAPVDCGVPNPDAPVSSDATPGDAGAAGAGVATDGAGSTAGTGGAADATDSATTATTVATAEPGAAAADPASGEATAEDSQAPAGPVAGWVWPAAIGGVLVVVVAMLMVFRKARAIDTGSTGPTSRPDGAGGADGSDGDAGTDGTDGGSSGTGTNVR